One Phaseolus vulgaris cultivar G19833 chromosome 4, P. vulgaris v2.0, whole genome shotgun sequence DNA window includes the following coding sequences:
- the LOC137837430 gene encoding protein ENHANCED DISEASE RESISTANCE 2-like, whose product MEGWLSIFTINRLGLRRSHKRYFILKNSFIRSFKDKPMSQMEEAHRSTIIDSEVRVIDNGRETINKKVFFIFTLYSILNKRDEVKLGASSPEEAAKWIRSLKDAALKENSNPEMDFLISSNKKHLSLRMGGSKKKKWKQSIEWNFQSCIYNEAMTSDVIAPSPWKIFSCHNGIRIFKEAQDWGFHESIWGNHPVMMTIGVIDGTSEDIFHTLMSLGSSRSEWDFCTYQGSVIDHIDDHTDIIHLKLYDDRLPWGMKPRDFLLQRYWRREKDGTYVLLFHSVLHKNCPPQRDYVRASLKSGGFLITPVKNGKSSLVKHMLAIDWKFWKLYPHLSSGAISLTISLLERLGALREFFRAKVGNFSSEPIAMKVDIKNEVTKNNNKVVEHVMEDAEEKHISHCTNFRDMNDSDEFFDAFEPT is encoded by the exons ATGGAGGGTTGGCTTTCTATTTTTACCATCAATAGGTTAGGGTTACGTCGCTCACACAAGAGATACTTCATCctcaaaaacagttttattaGAAGCTTCAAAGACAAACCTATGTCCCAGATGGAG GAGGCGCATAGAAGTACAATAATTGACTCTGAAGTTCGGGTTATTGATAATGGAAGAGAAACAATCAACAAAAAA GTATTCTTCATCTTCACACTATACAGTATTTTGAATAAAAGAGACGAAGTTAAG ttgGGAGCAAGTAGTCCAGAAGAAGCTGCCAAATGGATACGTTCATTGAAGGATGCTGCACTCAAG gAAAATTCAAATCCAGAAATGGATTTTCTTATTTCTTCCAATAAAAAGCATTTATCATTGAG AATGGGAGgctcaaaaaagaaaaaatggaaACAATCTATTGAATGGAATTTTCAGTCATGCATATACAATGAAGCAATGACCTCTGATGTTATTGCTCCATCACCATGGAAGATTTTTAGTTGCCATAATG GAATAAGGATCTTCAAAGAAGCACAAGATTGGGGTTTCCATGAAAGT ATATGGGGCAATCACCCAGTAATGATGACAATAGGTGTAATTGATGGAACTTCAGAAGATATTTTCCATACTCTTATGTCTCTAGGGTCCTCAAGATCAGA ATGGGACTTTTGTACATATCAAGGTAGTGTGATAGATCACATTGATGATCATACTGATATTATTCATTTGAAGTTGTACGATGATCGATTACCATG GGGAATGAAACCACGAGATTTTCTATTACAACGATATTGGAGAAGAGAGAAAGATGGCACATATG TTTTATTATTCCACTCTGTTCTTCATAAGAATTGTCCACCACAAAGAGACTATGTCCGTGCATCCCTTAAAA GTGGAGGATTTCTAATCACTCCTGTCAAAAATGGAAAGTCATCACTTGTGAAACACATGCTTGCTATTGATTGGAAGTTTTGGAAATTGTATCCACACCTTTCATCTGGTGCTATATCCTTGACCATTTCTTTGCTTGAGAGACTTGGAG CATTGAGAGAATTTTTTAGGGCTAAAGTTGGAAATTTTTCCTCTGAACCTATTGCAATGAAAGTAGATATTAAGAATGAAGttacaaaaaataacaataaggTTGTGGAACATGTAATGGAAGATGCAGAAGAGAAACATATTTCTCATTGTACAAATTTCAGAGACATGAATGATTCAGATGAGTTCTTTGATGCTTTTGAACCAACGTAA